The Elusimicrobiota bacterium DNA window TTCCTTGATTAGCCATGATTTAATTTATCGGCTGCATAAAATAATAGCCGAAGGGGCTTCAGAAAAAGGAACTACTCCCGGAAAATACAGAAATGTGCAGAACTATGTTGTAAACGGCCTGGGTCAGGTTATATATAAGCCGCCAACACCTAAGGATGTATCTAAACTGATGAATAGTTTTGTTAAATATGTAAATATCGAAGCCGAAGAATATTTGCCTATAATTTCTTCGGGAATTGTTCACTATAACTTTGTATCAATTCACCCTTTTGTTGATGGGAACGGCCGCTTGGCGCGATTACTGGGCACATGGGAGCTGATTCGCCGCAAATTTGATACAGAACATATTTTTTCAATAGATGATATTATCTATGAACATAAAGCCGCATATTATTCAGCGTTACAAAGTGTGCAAGGTGCGCAATATTCAAAATCTACTGATAAAGATCTTACTCCATGGCTGGAATTTTACTTAGAGGTAATGGCAGAGTCTCTGACTTGTGCCTGGCAGAGAATTATAAGGATACCAACAGATTCAATGTCTGAACAATTATCACTTACTCCCAAGCAGGAGAAGCTGGTTAATCTTCTAAAGGATTCTGGAAATTTAAGCTCAAAGGATTTGGCTAAAGCTTTAAAAATTACGGTGCAGGGTGTTCATTTTATCCTGAAACCTCTTATAAAAGCAAAAATAATAAAGCGTCGTGGCGGCAAAAAAACCGGTGCCTTTGGGCTAAGTTAATTTTTTAAAAGTTAGAAGTGTTCTCCAAATCTATGCGAGGTTAAGGACAAGCAAGATGAACAAAAAAAGCATTTACGATGTCTTAAACATATCCGATCCTAACGATAAAGTCAGTCAATGGTTAAATGTGTCAATTATCATATTGATTATTTTAAATGTTTTGTCTGTGATATTTGAGACTGTGGAAAGTATATATTCAAGCTATGTTATTTATTTCAATGTATTTGAAACTATATCCGTAATGATATTTACGATTGAATATCTACTAAGACTATGGACCTGTTTATTATTTTTATCCTGCTGTATATGAACACTAAATCAACAGTAAAATCCTTAATTATATTAATGGCTGTCCCTTTTTCGCTTGTCGGCGCAATCTGGTTCCTTTATATATTGGGTTATAATATTTCCATAGCAGTCTGGGTTGGCATGATAGCATTGATGGGTCTGGATGCTGAAACAGGTGTTTTTATGCTGATGTACCTGGATATGTCTTATGACGATGCTGTCCGCCGCGGAAAGATGAATTCATATTCTGACCTGGAGGAGGCAATTATCCACGGCGCTGTGAAAAGAATTCGGCCGAAAATGATGACCGTTATGGCGATTTTTATGGGCCTTATTCCTATTATGTGGTCCATGAGCACAGGGTCTGACGTAATGAAACGCATTGCCGCTCCGATGATTGGCGGTGTATTCACAAGTTTTATACTGGAACTGCTGGTTTACCCCGCCATATATGCCACCTGGAAGAAACGCACACTACTCCAAAATTATATACGGTAGCAATTTTGGAGTACGCACCTTGCGTAACTAATTGCACCTCAAATACGTCTTAATAAGTGAAAACCATGGATGAAAGCCTTATAAAAGACATAATCGGCAAAGCTAAAAATCTTGACCTGTCTGCGTTAGAAGTGCTATGCGAGCATTTCTATCATCGGATTTACAATTATATTTTTTTTAAAGTTAGCAGCAGGCCTGATGCTGAAGATTTAACCAGCGAAGTTTTTATAAGAATGGTAAAAAGTATTGCTCAGCAGTCGGGCGATTTTAAAACGTGGCTTTACAAAATTGCATCAAATATGGTGATAGATCATTATCGGCAGAAAGCATCAATAAAAAAAACTATGTCACGATATGAAGAATTTTTACAGCTAGATAATCAAAAGAGTAATAACCGGAATTCAGGTGACTATGATAATTTGTTTTATGCTCTGACGCAGGAACAGCATGAGGTTGTAGCTTTAAGGTTTGTAGACGGTTTTAATGTTTCAGAAATATCAAAAATAATGCAGAAGTCAGAAAATGCAGTCAAAGCGCTGCAATTCAGAGCGATGGTTACTTTGAGGGAAAAATTCAAGAAACAACCCGTCAACAGCCTCATAACTTTTGAACTTTTAGAAAATCAGGGAGTGTGCTAGATGCAAACAAAAATTGAAGATGTGTTGGATCAGGCGATTGACCAGCTTAACAAAGGTAAAAGCATTCATGATTGCCTGGATGCTTATCCGGAATACGCGGACGAATTAGCGCCTCTTTTAGCTACAGCGCAGAAACTGCAGGAAATTCAAATAAAGCAACCGCACGTATGTAAGTTATCAGAAACAATCGAAAAGGTAAGGGAAACAGCTGTCCTGATGAAAACACAAGATTCTAAGTCCTTCCCGTTTGTTCCCTTAAACACAATAGTCAGAATGTCTGTAGCTGCCGGTTTTATATTTTTAGCGGTCATTGGCGTAATGTCATTTTCTTCGCGTTCCCTGCCGGGAGAATCATGGTATTCCATTAAATTGTTCTGTGAAAAAATAGATCTGGATTATTTAACGTCTAAAAGTAATAAAGCTTCAAAACATATTGAATTGGCTGATAAAAGGTTGAACGAAGTCCAAAAGGTTGCGCAGGCCAGGCATGTGATTGATAAAAATACTTTACATGAAATGCACGTACATACTGAAATTGCGCTTGATCAGGTCGATGAATATCCTGATGAGGAGGCTGCTGCTTTTTTAAAAAGAATCGAACAGCTTCACCGCCGGCAGATTGGGCAGTTAACAAAGACTCAGTCGGATTTTTACTCGGAGAGAAGTAATATGAATGAGATAAACCAGTCAATTCAGCTTTGCAGCGACCGCATGGATTGGGTCCAACAGGCGAATGAGGGGGATTAGATGTTTAAGAATTTTGTTGGTTTAATGTTTTTAGTAGTTTTTGCAGCTGGTACGGCAGTTTTCGCGCAATCAGAGGGATGTAAGACTTCTTGCCCGATGGCAAAAAAAAGTTGTTCATGCAAAGGTGAGGTAATTTCGGTTGATACAGCGGCAAATACAATATCGCTAAAATGTAAAAAGGGCGATTGCCAAGTTTCTTTGACTGACAAAACGAAAATTATGCAGGGTAAGGATGTAAAAACGATCTCGGACATAAATTCGGGCGTGAAAGTAATAATAAAGTATTCAACAAAAGACGGGAAGAATGAAGCAAAAAAAGTTTTAATTGAACCGGTGGCGCCTTCAGGTAAAAAGAAGTAAACTTCCTAAAATACAACGCCCCGTCGTGTTACCAGTCTAACACGGCGGGGCAATATTTAAGAACTAAAAAAACAATCAAAAATCTGTTATAATATGTATATCATGCAAAAACACAATATTTCTCTCCCCGAGATATTTTATACGGTTCAAAAATCTAAAATTGACAAACTCCTCCCAAGGGTCGTCAAACATGTCAATTTCTTAACGTTTTTTTCACCTAAATATCTCTATGTCGTTCAATATTGTGTTTTTGCATATAAATAATTTGGAGGTGTTATAATGGAAGAAGGAATCAGGGAAATCAATGAGAAAGTAAAAAAAGAAAGCATGTTTATCCAGGAACTTACCGCGGAAATCGGCAAGGTAATCGTAGGGCAGGACTATATCATTGAAAGACTGCTTATAGGGCTTTTAGGAAACGGCCATATTTTAATTGAAGGCGTGCCCGGGCTGGCAAAAACCCTGCTGATTAAAACTCTTTCGGACTGCGTCCAGACAAAATTCCAAAGAATCCAGTTTACCCCGGACCTTTTGCCTGCAGATATAATAGGAACGCTTATTTTTAACCAAAAAAGCGGCGAGTTTACGGTTAAGAAAGGCCCTATATTTGCAAATATAATTCTCGCTGACGAAATCAACCGAGCGCCCGCAAAAGTCCAGTCGGCGCTGCTGGAAGCCATGCAGGAAAGGCAGATTACTATCGGTGAAAATACCTATAAACTGGACGAGCCTTTTCTCGTTCTTGCAACACAGAATCCCATTGAGCAGGAAGGGACCTATCCTCTGCCGGAAGCGCAGGTAGATAGGTTTATGCTTAAAGCAAAAATAACCTATCCGGATAAAGAGGAAGAACGTAAAATTATGGACCGGATGACTGTAGGTACCGTGCCGGAAGCAAAAAAAATAATCAGCCCAAAAGATATTATCAAAGCAAGGGAAGTTGTAAACCAGGTTTATATGGACGACAAAATTAAAAACTACATCATTGACATAGTTTTTGCCAGCCGCAACCCTGAGAATTATAAGCTTCCTGATTTGAAATCAACCATAGCTTACGGCGCCAGCCCCAGGGCGACAATTTACCTTACAATCGCCAGCAAAGCTTACGCATTCCTGCACAGCCGCGGGTATGTAACGCCGGATGACGTAAAATCCGTAGCAATGGATGTGTTGAGGCACAGAATAATTCTTTCCTACGAAGCAGAAGCTGAAGAACTTACGTCTGAAAATGTCGTAAAACAGATTTTGGATAGCGTAGAAGTTCCTTAAGCCCATGATTCCTAAAGAAATTTTAAAACAGATAAAGCGTATTCAAATACGCACCGGCCGGATGGTAAATGATGTGTTTGCCGGACAGTATAGCAGTGTATTCAAAGGGCGCGGCATGGAATTCAGCGAAGTCCGCGAGTACCAGCCCGGAGATGAAGTAAGAACTATTGATTGGAACGTTTCCGCGCGTTACGGCAGGCCTTTTGTAAAGAAATTCACCGAAGAGCGCGAGCTTACCATTATGCTATTGGTGGATATGAGCCGTTCCGAGAAATTCGGCACGAAAGATAAAACAAAAGAAGAAATAGCCGCGGAAATAGCGTCCGTGCTGGCGTTTTCTGCCGTAAAAAATAATGACAAAGTCGGTATGATAATTTTTACCGATAAGATAGAAAAATACATCCCTCCTAAAAAAACAATTACACACATTTTAAGAATAATAAGCGAAATCCTTTATTATAAACCAGAAAACACCGGCACCGATATTACCGTGGCGCTGGAATACCTTTGCCGGGTCCAGAAAAAAAGAGCTACCGTGTTTATTATTTCGGATTTCATTGATCCGAAAGGTTATGCCCATGCGCTGAGGGTTGCGGGCAGAAAACATGACCTGGTTGCAATAACACTCACTGATAAAAGGGAAGAAAACATCCCTGCCGGTTATTTCTATGAACTTACAGACGGCGAAACAGGGCAGCGGGTTGTGATTGATGCAAGAAACCAGGATAAAGTAAATGAATTTATTGAGCTTGCAAGGCAAGAAAGGGTGAAAAAAGAACAGTTGTTTAAGAAATCAAAAATTGACTTTATCCCGATAAGTACGGACAAACCCTATGCGGATCCATTGTTAAAATTTTTCTATATGCGTGAAAGAAGGTTTAGGTAATCAGCTGACTGGGTTATGAATAAAATTGTCTTTAAAATCATATTGTTGTTGTCATTGAGTTCGAACCTTTATTCAAGTGAAGTTCCAATCAATGTTTTAGCCGGAGCGGATAAAAAAGAAATTACTCTCGGCGATACTTTTGAATATGTTCTTAATCTAGAATACCCGAAAGATTATAAGTTTAACCTGCCTGATTTCACTTCAATTTTCAACGGTTTTGAAATACGCAAGCAAACCAACATTGCCCCCAGGTCCCGGGGATGGTTGTTTGGCACGAAACATTATGAGGTGCAATTCAAATTTGAACTGACTAATTTTAATATCGGTGATCAAATGATCAGCTCATTTACTGTTACATTTGCCGGCCCTTCCGGCGAAATAAAAGAAAGTGTCGTTCCTGAAACAATAGTAAAAGTAACCCCTGTAAAAGAAAACGCGCAGGATGTGCAGGATATCCGCGATATAAAACCGCCGTTATCGATAGGAATTAATACACTCCTTTTGTTTGTTATAATCATTTTTATTCTGGTAGGAGCATATTTATACTTTTTAATGCGTAAAAAAGAAGGGCCTGCTGTTGAAGGACAGGTTATTGAAGAACAGAGGTTATCTCCTGAAGAGCTTGCTAATAAACGGCTTGATGAACTGCTTGCAAAAAATCTCATAAAAGAAGGCCCTTTGGGGATAAAGCAATTTTATATTGAATTATCCGACATCATAAGAAGGTACATTTCAGAAAAATACGGTGTTCCCGTAATCGAGAGGACCACGGATGAGGTTTGCCGCGATTTGAAAAAATCAGGGCAAGCGGATAAAAAATCCCAGATAGAAATAAAGGAATTCCTTGAGAACTGCGATATGGTAAAGTTTGCTAAATACATCCCCCTGGACAACGAAATAAACGGCGATGTGGAAAAAGGAAGAGAGATAATAAAAATATGAGGTTTGCAAATCCGGTATTATTGCTGTTTTTATTGTTAATTCCGGCAGTTGTGTGGTATTTTGTAAAAAAACACAAGTCGTCATCTATTCTATACCCCAATATAGGGCTGTTAAGTAAAGTATTTCCTGTAGATAATCAAAGAAACAAAATTTTGCTGATTATGCGCATGTGTGCGCTTGTTCTTTTAATTCTTGCTTTCGCGCGGCCTCAAAAGGGTTTGGTAACCAGTGAATCCAGCACAAAAGGCATAGACATAATGCTTTGCATAGACACTTCATCAACCATGCAGGCGCTGGATTTTCAGCCGAAAAACCGCCTGGAAGTCGCAAAAGAGACCGCAAAAGATTTTATTAAAGCAAGAAAGCATGACAGGATAGGCATAGTTGTTTTTAGCGGGCTGAGTTTTACCCAATGCCCGCTCACTCTTGACCATGATGCGTTGTTTGAATTTTTGGATAAAGTCCAGATTGGCATCGCGCAGATGGACGGCACAGCCATTGGGTCGGCTATAATGACCTGCATAAGCCGCCTTAAAGACAGCACAGGAAAAAGCAAGGTTGTAATATTGCTCAGCGACGGCAGGAATAATATGGGCGAAGTGGACCCGATAACTGCCAGCAAGGCAGCGCAATCTGTTGATATAAAAATTTATACCATCGGCATAGGCGTTCCCGGCAAAGCCTTGTTTCCCGTACAGGATCCCATGTTCGGATTGCAATATGTGTATATTCCGGAGGAACTTGATGAAGGCATGATGACAAATATAGCTGAAATTACCGGCGGTAAATATTTCCGCGCCAAAACTTACGGTGGTTTTAAGGATATTTTCAAGCAGATAGACAAGCTCGAAAAATCAGAAATTAAAACTGACCAGTACACGGAATACGGTGAATTATACCGTTTCTTTCTTTTGCCGGCGTTTTTGCTGATATTGGCCGAGATAATTTTGGCCAAGACTATTTTTAGGAAAATACCATGAACTTTGACGCGAGGTTTTATTTATACTTGGCGGTTTTTGTCATTCCCGCAGTGCTGGCAGGGATGGCTTATTTGACAAGGAAATACAGGAACGAGCTCAAAAGCTTCAGCGACGAGAAAATGTACCCTGTTTTATTTGATGTACAGGTTTTCAAAGCAAGGAAAACGAAAAACATTCTGCTGGTTCTCGTTATTTTCTTTTTGCTTTTAACTCTTGCCGGGCCGCGGTTCGGCACAAAACTTGTCAATATAAAAAGGAAATCAATTGATATAATTATTGCGCTTGACTGCTCAAAGAGCATGCTTGCCGAAGATATCCTGCCAAATAGAATGTCAAAGGTTAAAGATTTGTTTTCGATATTGATAGACAGGCTTAAAGAGAACAGGATAGGCGTGCTAGCGTTCAGCGGGGTCGCCTTTACCCAGTGCCCGCTTACTTATGATAACAATGCCGCAAAAATGCTTCTTGGGATGATTGATACAAACCTGATTCCTTTTCCGGGGACATCCCTGGGTTCTGCCATAAAGCTTGCAACAAAAAGTTTCGGGGAAGACAAATATTCAAATAAAGTTCTTGTCCTGCTGACTGACGGTGAGGACCATAAAAGCGATCCTCTGGATGCCGCGCAGGAAGCCAGGGATTATGGAATAAGGATTTTTACTGTAGGTATCGGCACTACCCGGGGCGAAGTTATCCCGATGAAGGATGAAAATGGGAATACTTTTGAATATAAAAGAAACAAAAAGGGCGAGGTTGTCGCCAGTAAACTTGACGAAAATACTCTTATGCAGATTGCCCAGGCGACGGACGGTAAATATTATTCGCTTTCCTATGCCGATACCGGCGTGGTGGAACAGCTGTTGGATGATTTAAACAATATAGAGAAAAAGGAAACAAAAAGCGGTGTGTATAATTTGTATGAACATAGGTTCCAGTACACCCTGCTGATTGCGATTGTTTTGTTGCTGATAGAAATGTTTATCCCGGAAATAAAAAAACAAACCCCCACGTGAACTCTCCCTGCCTCTCTTTCACAAAGAGAGGGGACAAGGAGCTCTCTTCCCCTCTTTTTGAAAGAGGGGATTTAGGGGAGTTAATAAAATATGAATAAATTAACCCTGACTTCTGTTTTAATTATTTTGAACTGCAGTATTATATTCGCCGGCGCTGGCAGCAGCGTGAACAAAGGGAATAAATTTTTTAGAAACAATCAGTTTAATGAAGCTCTTTCAGCCTATCAGAATGCCCAGATAAACGATCCCAGCTCACCAATAGTCAATTACAACATGGGAGATGCTTTATATAAGCTTGGCAGTTATGAAGATGCGCTGACCGAGTATAATAAAGCCCTCAAAATTAAGGACAAGAAAACTAAAAGCAAAATTTACTACAATATAGGCAATACAATGTACCGCCTCCAGAAAAAAGACGAGGCGATTGCAAATTATAAGAAAACTTTGGAATTAAATTCTAAAGATGAAGATGCGAAGTATAACCTGCAATACCTTTTACAGGAGATGAAACAGCAAAAACAACAAAACAAGGACGGTAAAGACAACAAGGACAATAAAGACAAACAGAAACAACAGCAGGATCAGAAAAACCAGCAAAACAAACAGGATCAACAGAAACAGCAGCAGAAGCAGGCAGGGGAGAAGAAAGAAGAAAAGAAGAAGAAGTATATGTCAAAGGAAGATGTTGAGCGGCTTTTGCAGATGTCGAGAGAGCAGGAGAAGGAAGCGATGAAGAAGAAGATGAAGCAGGCGGCGCCGCAGCTTCCAAAACCCGACGAAGACTGGTGAAGACTGGTAAAGCGTGCTTGAGAAATCAGTTTTTTCACTCCCTTAGGTTTTTTTACGTTTAAAGTTATGAAAAAGATTCTAATACTAATAGCCATATTAGTTTTTGCATTTATTCAGGGTGCATATGCCCAGAATGTTAATATATCCGCTTCATTTGACAGGAATAGCGCCGCAGTCGGCGAGCAGATTACGATGCAGATTTCGGTTTCCGGTGATACAAACGATATCCCCGAACCGAAGCTTCCGGGTATTCCGGATTTCAATGTATATTCTTCAGGAAGAAGCCAGAGCGTTTCAATTGTTAACGGAAAGATGTCTTCTTCCATTGCTTATAATTACGTTTTAAGCCCTACCAAGCCGGGTAAATTCACTATCGGTTCAGCAACCCTTGTTTATAAAGGACAGACCTATTCAACCCAGCCTGTAGAGATTACGGTTACTGCATCGCCACAGGCGGCTCCTGCGCAATTGCCTGCAGCTTCAGCGCAAAACCCGTCAGCGAGCCAGGCACAGCCTGCCGCAGCTTCAAGAGAACTTTTTGTTGAATCTTCGGTTGATAAAAAAACCGCGTATGTTAATGAGCAGATAACTCTCAGTTTCAAATTTTTTCACCGGGTAAGCCTTCTTTCACAGCCTCAATACTCTCCGTCCGATACAACAGGTTTTCTCACGGAAGATTTGCCGCCGCAGAAAAATTACTATACCGATATTAACGGCCAGCGTTACCTTATTACAGAAGTAAAGACTGCTCTATTTGCTACATCAAAAGGCAGGTATACGGTTGGTTCGGCTCAGTTGAGATGTACAGTCAATGATAATGGGCAAGGCGGCGAAGATATTTTTAACCAGTTTTTCGGCGGGGGCAAGACGATAGTTTTGAAAAGCGATCCAATTACTGTTGACGTAATTGATTTGCCGTCACAAAACAAACCTCAAAGTTTCACCGGGGCTGTAGGCAAGTTCAATATTTCAGCCAGCCTGGACAAAAGCCAGACAGAAACCAACCAACCAATTACTCTCAATGTGAAAATAAGCGGAAACGGGAGTATTAAAACAATTACTGAGCCTAAAGCGTCATTTCAGAATTTTAGAAAGTATGACACTATAACGTCGCTTAATATCGAAAAGCCAAATTATATAGTTTCCGGTTCGAAAGTTTTCAAAATTGTGCTTATGCCGCTGATTGCCGGCAATGTTACAATCCCGCCGGTAGAATTTACTTATTTTGACCTTGCGGAAAAAAACTACAAAACTATAAATACTCCAAGTTTAAGCGTTTCTGTCAAACCCGGAACTTCTGCTCCGCCTCCTATGCCCGCGCTTTCTTCCGGCCAGGGAACCCAGGTGCTGTCGCAGGATATAAGGTATATTAAAACAAAATTATCCGGCGCGTTATCCTCTGCGCCTATTTATAAAAGCACTTTTTTATTTGCGTTGCAGTTTATTCCGGGTATTTTCTTTTTAATCTTCTGGAGATACAATACTTACAGGCAAAACCTTTATAAGAATACCGGCCTCGTAAGGTTTACATTTGCTTATAAATCCGCGCTAAAGAAATTAAAAAAACTTAATCTTGAAATAGCCGCATTGACGCCTGATAAAGTTTCCTCGCGGATATTCGATATATTATGTTCCTATCTGGCTGATAAATTTAATGTTTCTGCCTGCGGTATCATTTCAGAAGAGGTTAGGAAAAAACTGCAGGAGAAAAATGTAAACCCTGATGCTGTAGCAAAGATAGTAATTTTGTGGGAAGAATTGCAGTTTGTCCAGTATGCGCCTGCGCAGGCAACGCAGGATAAAGTCAACGAATTGCTGAATAATACAACTATAGTCCTGAAAGAACTGGAAAAAGAATTATGATAAAAAAACTTATATTTGTTATTTCTGTGCTCTTGTTGTCCTATCTAACTGCTTTTTCGGCAGAGGATATCTCAAAAGCCGTGAATGATTTATTTGTTCAGGCAAATAAGGCTTATGAACAGAACAACTATGACCAGGCCATAGCTTTATACGAAAATGCGCTGGGCCGGTACAAAATCAACAATGACTCAATCTACTACAACCTGGGCAATTGCTATTACAGGACCAATAAAATAGGCAAAGCTGTTCTGAACTATGAGCTTGCGCTGAAAATCAATCCGCGGGATGAAGATGCCAGGTATAACCTTAATTATATCAGGACGCTTATAAAAGATATCCAGGATACAAATTTCATTGACAAATTATATCTCCTGCTGACCGCAAATGAATTAGTCCTGATTACTTTATTCGTCAACATTTGTTTCTTTATATTTCTTTGGTTATTTGTGCATAAGAAGAATCCGGCATTAAAGCCTTATTGTTTATATATAGGAATTGCATTATTGGTGCTAGGTTTTTGGGCTTATAATAGGGTAAAGGATGAAAAGAGAGTTTTTGCTGTTGTGATTACAACCCCCTGCGAAGTCCGCAGCGGCCCCGGCAAGGAATATACCGCGGGTTTGTCTGTCCAGGAAGGCAAGAAAGTTGAAATTTTAAGCCGGCAGGAAGATTGGTTTGCAGCCGGCCTTCATACCGAGAAATACAAAGGCTGGCTGGAAAAAGAAAAGGTAGAGCTGATCCTGTCAAGCCCTTTAAAAAGGTAACTTTAGTATGTACATGTCGCGCCATCTAAAATGTAACTTTGGGACATGTGAAATTATTGTTAATTTTTGATGTTTTTGTAACCAGCTTTAATCCTGGGAAAGCTTGTGTCAGAAAAATGGTTTTAAAGAAGGTTCAATAAGCAGCAACAACTGGATAAAAGCCCTAGGTGAGAAATAATCCCATTAAAAGTAATACTTTAGCCCGCCGATGAACATAAATGGCAGCATATTCACCTCGGTTCTCTTTGAATAATCTTCATTATACGCATACTGGTCAATATTTTTGTTACCGAAAGCATTAATAAACTGAATATATGTTTCCCATTTTTCAGTGAAACCCGGCATGGTTAGTTTTACATCAAACCTGTGATAATCAGGCGTGCGTTCCGATAGATATTCCGCATATTGCGGTACATAATTTCCGTTTAGATAAAGCGCTCCGGTTATAGGAGTGTAAGGCGTGCCTGTGGAATACCTGTAAGTTGTCGCAAGTTTCCATTTTTTGCTGAAATCGTAGTTCAATACCAGTGAAAAATTGTGTTTTCTTTCTCCGGAAAAAGGAAACCAATCATTTACCGGTTCAAGGTAATCAAAAGCGCTTTTCCCGTAAAGCGCAGGGTCGCTTCTTTCCAGGATTTTATCCTCCGCATTTAAATATGAATAAGAAATCCAGCCGTCCCATTTTTCGGAAACTTTTCTCTGTAAAAATAAATCCATGCCCGATGCCCTTCTTACCCCGTTATTTGTATATGACATTTGCGGGTCGCTTACGACTTTGTCATGATAATCTTTAAGATAAAATTCCAACCTGACAAAATAATTTTCAAGAAAATTATGCTCCATGCCTAAAACATAATGTATGGTTTTTTCTGATTTTATTTCTGTATTTTTAAACAGGGCAGAACCGTTAACCGGAAACTTCGTATATAATCCGGTGTTGAATTTTAGCGTGGTATCTTTTGTAATCATTAAACTCAACCCGCTTCTGGGCGAAAATGTAGTGTCGTCGGTACGGTTTAAATGCGAAATCGTTGCGCCGACATTCAGGTTAAGCAAATCCTGTTTCAGCGTTATATCGTCCTGAAGGTAGAAAACGCTGATTGTTACAGGAACCCAGTCATAAATAGTTGTACTTGTATGAACAATATAAGTGCCATCGGGCATAAACGTCCTGTATTTTGATGTATAGTAAACATAGAGCGAAAGATCAAAGACACCCAATCCCTGCTCAATATCATGAATCCCTGTTTTATATTCCGCCTTCTGGCTTCCAAAAAGCCAC harbors:
- a CDS encoding sigma-70 family RNA polymerase sigma factor, with product MDESLIKDIIGKAKNLDLSALEVLCEHFYHRIYNYIFFKVSSRPDAEDLTSEVFIRMVKSIAQQSGDFKTWLYKIASNMVIDHYRQKASIKKTMSRYEEFLQLDNQKSNNRNSGDYDNLFYALTQEQHEVVALRFVDGFNVSEISKIMQKSENAVKALQFRAMVTLREKFKKQPVNSLITFELLENQGVC
- a CDS encoding VWA domain-containing protein, whose translation is MNFDARFYLYLAVFVIPAVLAGMAYLTRKYRNELKSFSDEKMYPVLFDVQVFKARKTKNILLVLVIFFLLLTLAGPRFGTKLVNIKRKSIDIIIALDCSKSMLAEDILPNRMSKVKDLFSILIDRLKENRIGVLAFSGVAFTQCPLTYDNNAAKMLLGMIDTNLIPFPGTSLGSAIKLATKSFGEDKYSNKVLVLLTDGEDHKSDPLDAAQEARDYGIRIFTVGIGTTRGEVIPMKDENGNTFEYKRNKKGEVVASKLDENTLMQIAQATDGKYYSLSYADTGVVEQLLDDLNNIEKKETKSGVYNLYEHRFQYTLLIAIVLLLIEMFIPEIKKQTPT
- a CDS encoding DUF58 domain-containing protein; this encodes MIPKEILKQIKRIQIRTGRMVNDVFAGQYSSVFKGRGMEFSEVREYQPGDEVRTIDWNVSARYGRPFVKKFTEERELTIMLLVDMSRSEKFGTKDKTKEEIAAEIASVLAFSAVKNNDKVGMIIFTDKIEKYIPPKKTITHILRIISEILYYKPENTGTDITVALEYLCRVQKKRATVFIISDFIDPKGYAHALRVAGRKHDLVAITLTDKREENIPAGYFYELTDGETGQRVVIDARNQDKVNEFIELARQERVKKEQLFKKSKIDFIPISTDKPYADPLLKFFYMRERRFR
- a CDS encoding VWA domain-containing protein; amino-acid sequence: MRFANPVLLLFLLLIPAVVWYFVKKHKSSSILYPNIGLLSKVFPVDNQRNKILLIMRMCALVLLILAFARPQKGLVTSESSTKGIDIMLCIDTSSTMQALDFQPKNRLEVAKETAKDFIKARKHDRIGIVVFSGLSFTQCPLTLDHDALFEFLDKVQIGIAQMDGTAIGSAIMTCISRLKDSTGKSKVVILLSDGRNNMGEVDPITASKAAQSVDIKIYTIGIGVPGKALFPVQDPMFGLQYVYIPEELDEGMMTNIAEITGGKYFRAKTYGGFKDIFKQIDKLEKSEIKTDQYTEYGELYRFFLLPAFLLILAEIILAKTIFRKIP
- a CDS encoding efflux RND transporter permease subunit, which gives rise to MDLFIIFILLYMNTKSTVKSLIILMAVPFSLVGAIWFLYILGYNISIAVWVGMIALMGLDAETGVFMLMYLDMSYDDAVRRGKMNSYSDLEEAIIHGAVKRIRPKMMTVMAIFMGLIPIMWSMSTGSDVMKRIAAPMIGGVFTSFILELLVYPAIYATWKKRTLLQNYIR
- a CDS encoding Fic family protein — its product is MQKEATIRSAMGSTAIEGYVLSLPEVKALAQGKPEMRNLSSTERAVVNYLSALSYIQKESGSLISHDLIYRLHKIIAEGASEKGTTPGKYRNVQNYVVNGLGQVIYKPPTPKDVSKLMNSFVKYVNIEAEEYLPIISSGIVHYNFVSIHPFVDGNGRLARLLGTWELIRRKFDTEHIFSIDDIIYEHKAAYYSALQSVQGAQYSKSTDKDLTPWLEFYLEVMAESLTCAWQRIIRIPTDSMSEQLSLTPKQEKLVNLLKDSGNLSSKDLAKALKITVQGVHFILKPLIKAKIIKRRGGKKTGAFGLS
- a CDS encoding MoxR family ATPase, yielding MEEGIREINEKVKKESMFIQELTAEIGKVIVGQDYIIERLLIGLLGNGHILIEGVPGLAKTLLIKTLSDCVQTKFQRIQFTPDLLPADIIGTLIFNQKSGEFTVKKGPIFANIILADEINRAPAKVQSALLEAMQERQITIGENTYKLDEPFLVLATQNPIEQEGTYPLPEAQVDRFMLKAKITYPDKEEERKIMDRMTVGTVPEAKKIISPKDIIKAREVVNQVYMDDKIKNYIIDIVFASRNPENYKLPDLKSTIAYGASPRATIYLTIASKAYAFLHSRGYVTPDDVKSVAMDVLRHRIILSYEAEAEELTSENVVKQILDSVEVP
- a CDS encoding tetratricopeptide repeat protein; this translates as MNKLTLTSVLIILNCSIIFAGAGSSVNKGNKFFRNNQFNEALSAYQNAQINDPSSPIVNYNMGDALYKLGSYEDALTEYNKALKIKDKKTKSKIYYNIGNTMYRLQKKDEAIANYKKTLELNSKDEDAKYNLQYLLQEMKQQKQQNKDGKDNKDNKDKQKQQQDQKNQQNKQDQQKQQQKQAGEKKEEKKKKYMSKEDVERLLQMSREQEKEAMKKKMKQAAPQLPKPDEDW